A window from Anaerolineae bacterium encodes these proteins:
- a CDS encoding GNAT family N-acetyltransferase has product MLITRANIDDAQEILALQKLAYQMEAERYNDDTLPPLIQTLAEIQTDFEKMLFLKAVLDDRIVGSVRAAVVDGACLVGRLIVHPDFQNRGIGTKLMQELEGCFQNIKRFELFTGHKTAGALHIYKKLGYREFKQKEMETHTLIFLEKLAPGITEDKQ; this is encoded by the coding sequence ATGCTCATCACCCGCGCCAATATTGACGACGCTCAAGAAATTTTGGCCCTACAAAAACTGGCCTATCAAATGGAAGCCGAACGCTACAACGACGATACCCTGCCCCCCTTGATCCAAACCCTGGCCGAAATACAGACTGATTTTGAAAAGATGCTGTTCCTCAAAGCCGTGCTTGACGATAGGATTGTTGGCTCGGTGCGGGCCGCCGTAGTTGACGGCGCCTGTTTGGTGGGCCGTTTGATTGTGCATCCTGATTTTCAAAACCGGGGCATCGGCACTAAACTGATGCAAGAGCTGGAAGGCTGTTTCCAAAACATCAAACGTTTTGAGCTGTTTACGGGCCACAAAACCGCCGGCGCGCTGCATATTTATAAAAAACTGGGCTACCGGGAATTCAAACAAAAAGAAATGGAGACCCACACCTTGATTTTTT
- a CDS encoding NUDIX hydrolase N-terminal domain-containing protein: protein MKPAETIALWADKLRDISAMGLKFSQNIYDLENYRTIQNIALEMFALATGQTSDQIEPLRKPILNRPTPLSVGDAAVINNAGEILLIQRADTHKWALPGGAMSVGETPAEGVVREAFEETGVSCKAMMLVGVYDSRFHHDASPHHLYVFVFLCRPLETEMVEPSHALETLAKGWFAEDNLPTGLEPSHLPRIRDAFVMWRGSNGRAYFEGRQL from the coding sequence ATGAAACCTGCTGAAACTATTGCGCTGTGGGCGGATAAATTGCGCGACATTTCCGCCATGGGCTTGAAGTTTTCCCAAAACATTTACGATCTCGAGAACTACCGGACTATTCAAAACATAGCCCTGGAAATGTTTGCCCTGGCCACCGGCCAAACTTCTGACCAAATTGAACCCCTGCGCAAGCCAATCTTGAATAGGCCGACGCCGCTTTCGGTGGGAGATGCCGCGGTGATCAATAACGCGGGCGAAATTTTGCTCATCCAACGCGCCGACACTCACAAGTGGGCCTTGCCGGGCGGGGCCATGTCGGTGGGGGAAACACCGGCCGAAGGGGTTGTGCGGGAAGCGTTTGAAGAGACCGGCGTAAGCTGCAAAGCAATGATGCTGGTGGGCGTGTACGATTCACGGTTTCACCATGACGCCTCGCCGCATCACCTGTATGTGTTTGTGTTTTTATGCCGGCCGCTTGAAACCGAGATGGTAGAACCGTCCCACGCCCTGGAAACATTGGCTAAAGGCTGGTTTGCCGAGGACAATTTACCAACCGGCCTTGAGCCAAGCCACCTCCCCCGTATCCGTGACGCCTTTGTTATGTGGCGAGGCAGCAACGGCCGCGCCTATTTTGAGGGAAGGCAATTATAA